A portion of the Bdellovibrionales bacterium genome contains these proteins:
- a CDS encoding RNA methyltransferase — protein MLVRTIYPSNIGSVARVMGNMGARRLILIDPQCEINSKARESAAGAQKYLASRSTYSHWDEFYQNEMSGVRIGLTRRTGKLRTDISLNNVLSKLNLNLSESYPLQIYLVFGPEDNGLSADDLALLNFSACLPIFGKFPSMNLSHAVLLACYLVKDWAQALTLTIDQINPDIIDQPKNKPQESLIGKRKANGLYFPDESIRIWLEAIGFSLEKRRASAYTTIRRLLLQNQPSETELHVLEAVLQQNIRKLRNASMASDRSAGDSTPK, from the coding sequence GTGCTTGTCAGAACAATTTATCCAAGTAATATTGGCTCGGTCGCCAGAGTTATGGGAAACATGGGGGCCCGCCGCCTCATTTTGATTGACCCCCAGTGTGAGATCAATTCAAAGGCTCGAGAGAGTGCCGCTGGCGCTCAAAAATACTTGGCTTCGCGATCAACATACTCTCATTGGGATGAATTTTACCAAAATGAAATGTCTGGAGTCAGGATTGGACTGACACGCAGGACTGGAAAACTCCGCACTGACATCTCATTGAACAACGTACTTTCCAAATTAAATCTGAATCTTTCTGAGTCATATCCTCTGCAAATCTATTTGGTTTTTGGTCCAGAAGACAATGGACTCTCTGCCGATGATTTGGCCCTATTAAACTTTTCAGCATGCCTTCCCATCTTTGGTAAGTTTCCCAGCATGAATTTATCACACGCAGTTTTACTGGCTTGCTACCTCGTAAAAGATTGGGCCCAAGCCCTGACCCTGACGATCGACCAAATAAACCCAGATATAATTGACCAGCCAAAAAATAAACCTCAAGAGAGCCTCATCGGTAAGCGCAAAGCAAATGGTCTCTATTTTCCCGATGAGTCAATCCGAATTTGGTTGGAAGCAATCGGATTTTCACTAGAAAAACGTCGTGCCAGCGCCTATACAACCATTCGACGCCTCCTACTTCAGAATCAACCTAGCGAAACAGAACTCCACGTTCTCGAAGCGGTTCTCCAGCAAAATATCAGAAAACTCCGAAATGCTTCAATGGCAAGTGATCGCTCAGCTGGTGACTCGACTCCAAAGTGA
- the panC gene encoding pantoate--beta-alanine ligase — MDIFFKGQHWRNQRKADRIEGLSLGMIPTMGALHRGHLSLIERSLKENDRTIVSIFVNPTQFDNPDDFANYPIQLETDIETLRISGVHYLVLPDYEEIYPDNFRYQVIENEESHLLCGAHRPGHFNGVLTVVMKLLHLADAERAYFGEKDYQQLQLIRDMVKAFFMNVNVIGCPTLREESGLAMSSRNQHLSPIQLEMASQFNQILRSAASSEQATDALRQVGFGVDYVEERWGRRLGAVHLGNVRLIDNVELK; from the coding sequence ATGGACATTTTCTTCAAAGGCCAACACTGGCGCAATCAAAGAAAAGCCGATCGAATTGAAGGACTCTCATTGGGGATGATTCCGACTATGGGAGCGCTTCATAGAGGGCACCTTTCCCTCATAGAAAGGTCATTGAAAGAGAATGATAGAACAATTGTCAGCATTTTTGTCAATCCAACTCAATTTGATAATCCGGATGATTTCGCGAATTACCCAATACAATTAGAGACAGATATTGAAACTCTAAGAATCTCGGGAGTCCATTATTTGGTGCTCCCCGATTACGAGGAAATATACCCAGACAATTTCCGCTACCAAGTTATAGAAAATGAGGAAAGTCACCTGCTCTGCGGAGCTCATCGTCCTGGTCACTTCAATGGCGTATTGACCGTCGTCATGAAACTCCTTCATCTTGCTGATGCCGAGCGAGCCTATTTTGGCGAAAAAGACTATCAACAACTTCAATTGATCCGCGACATGGTCAAGGCATTTTTTATGAACGTAAATGTGATTGGATGTCCCACCCTAAGAGAAGAGAGCGGATTGGCTATGAGTTCCAGAAATCAACATTTAAGTCCAATTCAATTGGAAATGGCTTCGCAATTCAATCAGATTCTGAGATCTGCAGCCAGCTCGGAGCAAGCGACGGACGCGCTCAGACAGGTTGGATTCGGTGTTGATTACGTCGAAGAGAGGTGGGGACGTCGATTGGGCGCCGTTCATCTCGGCAATGTAAGGTTAATAGACAATGTCGAACTCAAATAG
- a CDS encoding rhodanese-like domain-containing protein produces the protein MTKTRVDFSSKMSNPHFPGVVDISPEELFEKRSHVKLIDVRESREFTDELGHIHGAELITLNLIPEKIGEVPRDTTVVFICRSGGRSAQATAFALENGFSSVYNMKGGMLLWNQLGFETEGGK, from the coding sequence ATGACAAAAACGCGCGTTGATTTTAGCTCGAAAATGTCAAATCCACATTTTCCCGGAGTCGTTGACATCTCTCCGGAAGAGCTTTTTGAAAAGAGATCCCATGTCAAACTTATTGACGTCAGAGAATCTCGCGAATTCACCGATGAACTCGGGCATATTCACGGCGCAGAACTCATCACTCTTAATCTCATTCCAGAAAAGATCGGGGAAGTCCCGCGAGATACCACTGTTGTATTTATTTGTCGCAGCGGTGGCCGTAGCGCACAAGCAACAGCCTTCGCTCTAGAAAATGGTTTTTCTTCTGTTTACAATATGAAGGGTGGAATGCTTTTATGGAATCAACTCGGATTTGAAACAGAAGGGGGAAAATAA
- a CDS encoding HAD-IG family 5'-nucleotidase, whose product MNQKSVSKVFVNRTLSLKKITHIGFDMDHTLIRYNSRKFEELAHNMMLEKLIKDHGYPNVIQSLKFDFDRSRRGLVIDIHRGNILKLSRHASIRVSYHGLTPISYSQQRKVYKSSYIDLGEPGFDIVNTTFSIAICGLFAQLVDLKDSSETKTLPDYSTIAADLTSCLDKAHRDGSLKGVVASNLDDYIYKDARVVHGLERFIRHGKKIFIVTNSDFHYTKLLLDYAINPFLKNTTWENFFEVVITSADKPRFFYDNLKFLKINSKDGTMTNLQGKVSSGVYQGGCASIFTNDLNLTADEILYIGDHIYGDIVRLKKDCAWRTALVVEELDEEIECLRKADQFVEQINSLMNMKIPLETEVDQLISEKIETGKNIHETKISQLLMEISELDKKISPLIKRQQEVYNPWWGDVMRVGIEESFFAYQMERYACIYMAKIQDLLDVCPRTYFRSSKRLMPHEIVT is encoded by the coding sequence TTGAACCAAAAAAGTGTAAGCAAGGTATTCGTTAACCGCACACTGAGCTTGAAAAAAATTACCCATATTGGCTTTGACATGGATCACACTCTCATCCGCTACAATAGCCGAAAGTTTGAAGAATTAGCGCATAATATGATGCTTGAAAAGCTCATCAAGGACCACGGATACCCAAATGTCATTCAGTCCCTCAAATTCGACTTTGATCGTTCCAGACGAGGCCTCGTTATCGATATTCATCGAGGCAACATCCTCAAACTCAGTCGCCATGCTTCTATTCGCGTGAGCTATCATGGATTGACTCCCATTAGCTATTCCCAACAGCGCAAGGTCTATAAGAGTTCTTACATTGACCTGGGTGAGCCGGGTTTTGACATTGTTAACACCACTTTCTCCATTGCTATCTGTGGGTTGTTCGCCCAACTCGTAGATTTGAAAGATAGCTCAGAGACCAAGACATTGCCTGACTATTCAACAATCGCTGCCGATCTCACATCCTGCCTCGATAAGGCTCACCGTGATGGAAGCCTAAAAGGCGTCGTCGCCTCTAATCTCGACGACTACATTTACAAGGATGCTCGAGTTGTCCATGGTCTAGAGAGATTCATTCGTCATGGAAAGAAGATCTTTATTGTTACCAATAGTGATTTTCACTACACGAAGCTTTTGCTCGATTATGCTATCAACCCCTTTCTCAAAAATACTACTTGGGAAAATTTTTTCGAAGTCGTGATAACTTCTGCAGATAAACCACGATTTTTTTATGATAATCTTAAGTTTTTAAAGATTAATTCAAAAGATGGAACGATGACTAACCTTCAAGGAAAAGTCTCTTCAGGTGTTTATCAGGGTGGTTGTGCCTCTATTTTTACCAATGATTTAAATTTGACCGCAGACGAAATATTGTACATTGGCGATCACATCTATGGAGATATCGTGCGGTTAAAAAAAGACTGCGCATGGAGAACAGCTTTGGTTGTCGAAGAACTGGATGAAGAAATTGAGTGTTTGCGAAAGGCCGACCAATTTGTCGAACAAATCAATAGCTTGATGAATATGAAGATTCCGTTGGAAACTGAAGTCGACCAACTCATCTCTGAAAAAATTGAGACGGGAAAAAATATTCACGAAACAAAAATCTCTCAACTGCTCATGGAAATCTCAGAACTCGATAAAAAGATTTCTCCTCTCATCAAACGCCAGCAGGAAGTGTATAATCCTTGGTGGGGAGACGTCATGAGGGTTGGCATTGAGGAGAGTTTTTTTGCCTATCAAATGGAGAGATATGCTTGCATCTATATGGCGAAGATTCAGGATCTCTTGGATGTATGTCCCAGAACATACTTTAGGTCTTCCAAACGCTTAATGCCCCATGAAATTGTGACCTAA
- a CDS encoding response regulator produces MNKNEINILIVDDDENSRQALNEVVVRAGFKTTVVAKAENALNSVRIKPVHGAIIDCMLPKMNGVQLAQELRKSRFGDGPIIFVSGIFKDKAFAQDAINKTQAKEYFTKPISNAALVDVLKRSWSG; encoded by the coding sequence ATGAACAAGAATGAAATCAACATTTTGATTGTCGACGATGATGAGAACTCGAGGCAAGCGCTGAATGAAGTTGTGGTAAGGGCGGGATTTAAGACAACTGTTGTAGCTAAAGCCGAAAATGCCTTGAATTCGGTAAGGATCAAACCTGTACACGGTGCAATCATTGACTGTATGTTGCCAAAAATGAATGGTGTGCAATTGGCGCAAGAGTTACGCAAAAGTCGATTCGGTGACGGTCCTATTATTTTTGTCAGCGGAATCTTCAAAGATAAGGCCTTTGCTCAAGATGCGATTAATAAAACTCAGGCCAAAGAGTATTTTACCAAACCAATTTCAAATGCTGCTCTGGTAGATGTCCTGAAAAGGAGTTGGAGCGGCTGA
- a CDS encoding Hpt domain-containing protein, translating to MNYSLYDPFLDPVFVVDENRRVAYANEAATSFLETSLRRLSKAAPLHEFVEFDDLSLFVMPGGTWGMAEETAYREVQYKLRSGKNGKVQIAILPLAKQEDCSHWMIILRDVTLEEVLVGKYRSEIVEKEEYIQRLQKAQAKLEDYSRNLEKMVNERTLELSEVSRLLRAIMESLGQGFLVFGADRKVSEIFTRACLKILESSPGGKFIDDVLRLEGADREQFEMWCKAVFAQSLPFESLVDLAPNRYKHTKGHEICLDYYPIAEEGKAPSQLVLVATDKTLEREAQRELEKEKKHAQLILKVFRNRKQFERFLKGTRTAIDFLRDQVSEGAARDFDSDEAFRRLHTIEGESSVFSAAEIRDACRECQDCLQPLRILEAGEDPSHLLKPYRVSLKRFEQRYKGFIGEFQEILRALPDDSDSRVELEASEFLAILRRLQELGMPHAELSQIHDKHLNQSIRSLLSYYNEVIQVIAEKQGKTVAAIEFVGEDIRVSLDRYGYLVESLVHVFRNAVDHGLEDSVSRMKKGKSEAGKILVSTRKVILENRESIELIISDDGSGISPEAVRRIVKDMIPGLDERTINDDREVIQFIFHPGLSTRSIPGEFSGRGVGMDAVKNEVQRLGGRVRVESEVDLGTKFIIVVPDKAGEIRPAKSA from the coding sequence ATGAACTACAGTTTGTATGACCCATTTCTTGATCCCGTATTTGTCGTCGATGAAAATCGGAGAGTGGCCTATGCGAACGAAGCGGCAACATCATTTTTGGAAACATCCCTTCGTAGACTCTCCAAGGCTGCTCCGCTCCATGAATTTGTTGAGTTTGATGATCTTTCTTTGTTTGTCATGCCTGGAGGAACTTGGGGCATGGCTGAAGAAACGGCCTACCGTGAAGTGCAATATAAATTGAGAAGCGGAAAAAACGGAAAGGTACAAATCGCAATACTTCCGCTTGCTAAGCAAGAAGATTGTTCCCATTGGATGATCATTTTGCGGGATGTAACGCTTGAGGAAGTCCTGGTTGGAAAATACAGGTCAGAAATTGTAGAAAAGGAAGAATATATTCAGCGCCTTCAAAAAGCTCAGGCGAAGTTGGAGGATTACTCGAGAAATCTTGAGAAAATGGTGAACGAGCGTACTCTTGAATTATCTGAAGTGAGTCGTTTGTTGAGAGCCATCATGGAAAGTTTGGGACAAGGTTTTTTGGTATTTGGTGCTGATAGAAAAGTCTCAGAGATCTTTACCAGAGCCTGTTTGAAAATTCTGGAGTCATCACCGGGAGGAAAATTTATAGATGATGTTCTGAGACTTGAGGGAGCAGATCGGGAGCAATTTGAGATGTGGTGCAAAGCAGTTTTTGCTCAGTCTTTGCCATTCGAAAGTCTAGTTGATTTAGCCCCGAATCGCTACAAACATACAAAAGGGCACGAAATTTGCCTTGATTATTACCCAATTGCAGAAGAAGGAAAGGCTCCCTCACAGCTTGTTTTAGTTGCTACGGATAAAACCCTGGAGAGAGAAGCTCAAAGAGAATTAGAAAAGGAAAAGAAGCACGCTCAATTGATCTTAAAAGTTTTCAGAAATCGTAAGCAATTCGAAAGATTTTTAAAAGGCACCCGTACAGCGATTGATTTTTTGAGAGATCAAGTTTCAGAGGGAGCTGCTCGTGATTTTGATTCAGATGAGGCTTTTAGGCGATTGCACACAATTGAAGGAGAGTCGAGCGTATTTTCGGCTGCTGAGATTCGAGATGCCTGCAGGGAATGTCAAGATTGTCTTCAGCCGTTAAGAATACTTGAAGCAGGGGAGGATCCTTCTCATCTGTTAAAGCCTTATCGTGTGTCATTGAAGAGATTTGAACAAAGATATAAGGGGTTTATTGGCGAGTTTCAGGAGATATTGCGGGCGTTGCCAGATGATTCTGACTCCAGGGTGGAATTGGAGGCATCAGAATTTCTTGCGATTCTCAGGCGTCTACAAGAGCTTGGAATGCCCCATGCAGAGCTATCTCAAATCCACGACAAACACTTGAATCAATCGATCAGGTCGCTCTTGTCCTATTATAATGAAGTCATTCAGGTTATCGCAGAAAAGCAGGGAAAAACCGTGGCTGCTATCGAATTTGTCGGAGAGGACATTCGCGTTTCTCTTGATCGCTATGGTTATCTTGTAGAATCGCTGGTTCATGTGTTCAGAAATGCTGTAGATCATGGTTTGGAAGATTCTGTTTCACGGATGAAAAAAGGAAAAAGCGAGGCAGGAAAAATCCTCGTTTCGACGAGAAAAGTCATCTTAGAAAATAGGGAGTCGATTGAATTGATAATTTCTGATGATGGGTCTGGTATCTCTCCAGAGGCCGTCAGAAGGATTGTAAAAGATATGATTCCTGGTTTGGACGAGCGAACGATCAATGATGATCGTGAGGTCATCCAATTTATATTTCATCCCGGACTATCGACTCGCTCTATTCCTGGTGAATTTTCAGGAAGAGGGGTAGGGATGGATGCAGTCAAAAATGAAGTTCAGCGTTTGGGAGGGAGAGTGAGGGTGGAGTCGGAAGTGGATTTGGGTACAAAGTTTATTATTGTAGTACCGGATAAGGCAGGGGAAATTAGACCGGCTAAATCCGCCTAA
- the rfaD gene encoding ADP-glyceromanno-heptose 6-epimerase has translation MIVITGATGFIGSALLWELNQGGRENILISDHIPPTERPQLFSKLSFEKFVLANELLEYLKALENPPEYIFHMGACSSTTEKDINYLKKNNTLFTEDLFDYCARNEVPFLYASSGAVYGNGEHGFDDQSPPTLFSPLNPYGWSKLNFDVIALQKDQCPPHWYGLRFFNVYGPNEYHKGSMASVAYKAFLQIRKSGELNLFRSHNPLYPDGGQLRDFIYIKDITEWMLEIMNRKGQVGSGIYNMGFGKARSWLNLASSVFHALDRPVKINWIPVPEDIRAQYQYFTEAKLDKLLSASMPSPKWSLEDGIFDYVTKYLQRPDPYL, from the coding sequence ATGATTGTGATTACAGGGGCCACAGGCTTTATAGGTAGCGCTCTACTTTGGGAATTAAATCAAGGGGGTCGCGAGAATATCCTCATTTCTGACCACATCCCACCAACTGAACGTCCCCAGCTTTTCTCCAAGCTTTCCTTCGAAAAATTTGTCTTGGCCAATGAGTTGCTCGAATATCTCAAAGCCCTAGAGAATCCTCCTGAATACATTTTCCACATGGGGGCATGCTCCTCGACCACCGAAAAAGACATAAATTATCTGAAAAAAAACAACACTCTCTTTACAGAGGATCTTTTTGATTACTGCGCAAGAAATGAAGTTCCCTTTCTCTACGCGAGCAGTGGTGCTGTTTATGGAAATGGAGAACACGGATTCGATGATCAAAGTCCTCCCACTCTCTTTAGTCCCTTAAACCCCTACGGTTGGTCAAAACTCAATTTCGATGTGATCGCTTTGCAGAAAGATCAATGTCCCCCTCACTGGTACGGCTTGCGTTTCTTTAATGTCTACGGCCCCAATGAGTATCATAAGGGAAGCATGGCAAGTGTGGCTTATAAGGCCTTTCTCCAAATTCGTAAAAGCGGCGAGTTAAATTTATTCAGGTCCCACAATCCTCTCTACCCGGACGGAGGACAACTGCGAGATTTCATTTACATCAAAGACATTACAGAGTGGATGTTAGAAATAATGAACAGAAAAGGCCAAGTGGGGTCCGGAATATACAACATGGGATTTGGAAAAGCTCGAAGTTGGCTAAACCTCGCTTCCTCTGTATTTCATGCACTGGATAGACCCGTGAAAATCAATTGGATCCCTGTCCCTGAAGACATTCGTGCTCAGTATCAATATTTTACCGAAGCCAAATTGGACAAGTTACTCTCGGCCAGTATGCCATCACCAAAATGGTCACTCGAAGATGGTATTTTTGATTATGTGACCAAGTACCTACAAAGACCTGACCCTTATCTATAA
- a CDS encoding response regulator: MFNKDTHILVVDDSVNIRRVIVDGLASLGFRKIVAASDVNEGLGKLNFYINSPTPIQLVLSDLNMPGPSGLDFLRTVRSDEKFKTLPFLLVTTENEKGSVITAAIGGVSGYVIKPFNLETLARRLEDAWRKHVPE; this comes from the coding sequence ATGTTTAACAAGGACACACATATTTTGGTGGTCGATGACTCCGTCAATATTCGTCGAGTGATAGTCGATGGATTGGCTAGTCTTGGTTTCAGAAAAATTGTGGCTGCCTCAGATGTGAATGAGGGTCTAGGTAAACTTAATTTTTATATTAATAGTCCAACGCCTATTCAACTCGTATTGTCTGATTTGAATATGCCTGGTCCCAGCGGGCTTGATTTTCTTCGCACGGTTCGAAGTGATGAGAAATTCAAAACTTTGCCCTTTCTACTTGTGACGACAGAAAATGAAAAGGGATCGGTTATTACTGCGGCGATTGGTGGCGTTAGTGGTTATGTAATTAAACCGTTTAATTTGGAGACACTGGCCAGGCGTCTTGAAGATGCATGGAGAAAACACGTCCCAGAGTAA
- a CDS encoding DUF2520 domain-containing protein — protein sequence MGRVPQDQKDFFSSDTNFLLIGSGRLARHLAYFFNHLDIPLSFWSRNNDPNFNTLDPSDGTPQQRLRKLAKVASHIWILTKDESIAEISELCADSRGALLHCSGSLNLVGVYGAHPLMSFGWNLYPHATYLKIPFVLDSKTPNLIEIWPGLINPQIRLEEDQKPLYHALCVASGNFSTLLWQIAKEDFSRLGISWSHLQPYLNQIFLNLSHSPDKALTGPLARFDTMTIEKNLQALNGHDLGDVYSLFWKIYQKRRAICPYPIL from the coding sequence ATGGGACGAGTACCTCAGGACCAAAAAGATTTTTTTTCATCCGACACAAATTTTTTATTGATCGGCTCCGGTCGACTTGCCCGCCATCTGGCCTATTTCTTTAACCACCTTGATATTCCTTTGAGTTTCTGGTCACGAAATAATGATCCAAACTTTAATACCTTAGATCCCAGCGATGGAACGCCCCAGCAACGCCTCCGTAAACTTGCAAAGGTGGCCTCGCACATTTGGATTCTTACCAAAGATGAGTCCATTGCTGAAATCAGTGAGCTGTGTGCGGATTCACGCGGCGCTCTTCTTCACTGCTCAGGAAGTCTCAATTTAGTGGGAGTTTATGGAGCCCATCCGCTGATGTCCTTTGGCTGGAATTTATATCCCCATGCTACCTACTTGAAAATCCCCTTTGTTCTAGATTCGAAAACTCCGAACCTCATTGAAATCTGGCCCGGATTGATCAATCCACAGATTCGATTAGAGGAGGATCAAAAGCCTCTCTATCACGCTCTTTGCGTAGCCAGCGGAAACTTCAGCACTCTGCTTTGGCAAATAGCTAAGGAAGATTTCTCCAGATTGGGAATATCTTGGTCCCATCTTCAACCCTATTTGAATCAGATTTTTTTAAATCTCTCTCATTCTCCCGACAAGGCCCTCACTGGTCCACTCGCTCGTTTTGACACAATGACTATTGAAAAAAATCTCCAAGCCCTCAACGGGCACGATTTAGGAGATGTCTATTCTCTTTTCTGGAAGATTTATCAAAAAAGGAGAGCAATATGTCCCTACCCAATTTTATAA
- the ribD gene encoding bifunctional diaminohydroxyphosphoribosylaminopyrimidine deaminase/5-amino-6-(5-phosphoribosylamino)uracil reductase RibD: MMGEAALSDEEAMNMAILEARKGIGFVAPNPPVGCVILDKNGFLIGKGFHTKYGAPHAEVEAIRTVRDTECLKGASVFVTLEPCGHFGRTPPCADQLAKLPLRRVVFGMKDPNPMVAGRGIEKIRQFGINVAEWSGPFKLELAELVEVFLVNILEKRAFVGMKAAITLDGFVADRSGKAKWITNAKSREAVHYLRGCYQAILVGNGTIRSDNPQLNVRSEWFGEKPNKVVVLDPQMRLGSNLSIYRFSQSHSPSDIIQVISKSSSSRPSDGHHEMLVKLEDSKIDLNDLSRRLFEMGICSVFVEGGASTFSNYLVQGAVDRMYLFLAPKILGYPSGLSWTCGLIGQELERCPELDSPRITGYDGDVLISGRLKFR; the protein is encoded by the coding sequence GTGATGGGAGAGGCAGCTTTGTCCGACGAAGAAGCGATGAATATGGCTATTCTTGAAGCAAGAAAGGGAATAGGATTTGTTGCTCCAAACCCCCCCGTTGGCTGTGTTATTTTGGATAAAAATGGATTCTTGATAGGGAAGGGTTTTCACACAAAATATGGAGCGCCTCACGCCGAAGTGGAGGCAATTAGAACAGTTAGGGATACTGAGTGTCTGAAAGGCGCCTCGGTTTTTGTTACTTTAGAGCCCTGTGGGCATTTTGGCAGAACTCCTCCTTGCGCGGATCAGTTGGCAAAGCTGCCTCTGAGGAGAGTTGTATTTGGTATGAAGGATCCTAACCCAATGGTGGCGGGGCGGGGCATAGAAAAAATTCGTCAATTTGGTATCAATGTAGCGGAGTGGAGTGGGCCTTTTAAGCTTGAGCTGGCGGAGCTGGTGGAAGTTTTTTTGGTTAATATTCTTGAAAAACGAGCATTTGTTGGGATGAAAGCGGCCATTACATTGGATGGATTTGTTGCGGATCGTAGCGGAAAGGCCAAGTGGATCACTAATGCAAAGTCCAGAGAAGCCGTTCATTATTTGAGAGGATGTTATCAGGCCATATTGGTCGGCAATGGGACAATTAGGTCAGATAATCCACAGCTAAATGTTCGAAGTGAGTGGTTTGGGGAGAAACCCAATAAGGTGGTAGTACTCGATCCACAGATGCGACTTGGTAGCAATTTGAGTATTTACAGATTTTCTCAGTCACATTCTCCAAGCGACATTATTCAGGTTATTTCGAAATCCAGTTCTTCACGACCAAGTGATGGACACCATGAAATGCTTGTGAAGTTGGAAGATTCTAAAATTGATTTGAATGATCTTTCTCGGCGTCTCTTTGAAATGGGAATTTGCTCTGTTTTTGTCGAAGGTGGAGCAAGCACTTTTTCGAACTATCTGGTTCAAGGTGCTGTGGATCGAATGTATTTGTTTTTGGCTCCTAAGATTCTAGGTTATCCGTCGGGCTTGTCCTGGACCTGTGGGTTGATTGGTCAGGAACTAGAACGATGTCCCGAGTTGGATTCGCCCCGAATTACGGGATACGATGGGGATGTCCTTATTTCGGGTCGTCTCAAATTTCGCTAG
- the panB gene encoding 3-methyl-2-oxobutanoate hydroxymethyltransferase, with the protein MSLPNFIKMKQSGRKISMITCYDFWSAKLLNQSSVDCILVGDSAAMVMHGHNTTLPASLEMMALHCAAVSKGAPDKFIVGDLPFLSFRKSLTSNMKAVERLMKTGVQAVKLEGASGNLKLIKHLVESGVPVMGHLGLTPQSIHQLGGFRVQGRDLDSARLLERQAVELQEYGCFSLVLECVPSTLSEIITKNLVIPTIGIGAGPNTDGQVLVLQDMLGLNQGFKPKFLRQFLNGSELIISAVNQYDQKVKERSFPDLNESYE; encoded by the coding sequence ATGTCCCTACCCAATTTTATAAAAATGAAGCAATCAGGTAGAAAAATTTCTATGATCACTTGCTATGATTTTTGGTCAGCAAAACTGTTAAACCAATCAAGTGTCGATTGCATTTTGGTTGGAGATAGTGCCGCCATGGTCATGCATGGACACAATACGACTCTTCCAGCTTCTCTTGAAATGATGGCCCTGCATTGCGCTGCCGTTTCCAAGGGAGCACCCGATAAATTCATTGTCGGCGATCTGCCTTTTCTCTCATTCAGAAAATCTCTTACTAGCAATATGAAAGCTGTTGAGCGCTTGATGAAGACGGGCGTTCAGGCCGTGAAACTCGAGGGCGCAAGCGGAAATTTGAAACTCATTAAGCATCTGGTTGAATCGGGCGTTCCCGTAATGGGGCACCTCGGACTAACCCCCCAGTCTATCCATCAACTCGGTGGTTTTAGAGTTCAAGGCAGAGATCTTGACTCCGCCCGTCTCCTCGAACGCCAAGCCGTAGAGCTACAGGAATACGGCTGCTTTTCCTTGGTTTTGGAATGTGTTCCTAGCACATTGAGTGAGATTATCACAAAGAATCTTGTAATTCCCACTATCGGAATAGGAGCGGGACCAAATACCGACGGACAAGTTCTCGTCCTACAAGATATGCTTGGCCTCAACCAAGGTTTTAAGCCAAAATTTCTTCGTCAATTTCTCAACGGAAGTGAACTTATAATTTCTGCCGTCAACCAATACGATCAAAAAGTTAAAGAACGAAGTTTTCCAGATCTTAACGAAAGCTACGAATAA